In the genome of Natronorubrum sediminis, one region contains:
- a CDS encoding helix-turn-helix domain-containing protein — MREFVFALEYESGTNPVADVLADYPEASIRSLSCHVTADSLWRVDHAEGSAEALAALEDAYTTSDFFADCLVKDDCGAECEVQVLDRSSDTLVVYTYWDRTEVCTSVPHVALEHLGEGLLFETYREGRRYRWRIVLGSDAEIHDFFDALDEEVDECTGIEMLRLTELDPDHGSDSSPEATLPREQREALRAAVERGYYETPRRIELGDLAAQLEIPRSTLSYRLRRAEASLASEFVATDDSHEALLGRP; from the coding sequence ATGAGAGAATTCGTCTTCGCCCTCGAGTACGAATCGGGGACGAACCCCGTCGCCGACGTGCTCGCCGACTACCCGGAGGCGTCGATTCGCTCGCTGTCGTGTCACGTCACCGCGGACAGCCTCTGGCGCGTCGATCACGCCGAAGGTTCAGCCGAGGCGCTCGCGGCACTCGAGGACGCCTACACGACGAGTGACTTCTTCGCGGATTGCCTCGTCAAGGACGACTGCGGTGCGGAGTGTGAAGTTCAGGTGCTCGATCGCTCGAGCGACACGCTCGTGGTCTACACCTACTGGGACCGCACCGAGGTCTGTACGTCGGTTCCTCACGTCGCCCTCGAGCACCTCGGCGAGGGACTCCTTTTCGAGACCTATCGCGAGGGGCGGCGCTACCGCTGGCGGATCGTCCTCGGCAGCGACGCTGAGATTCACGACTTCTTCGACGCGCTGGACGAAGAGGTAGACGAGTGTACCGGGATCGAGATGCTCCGACTGACGGAACTCGATCCGGACCACGGCAGCGATTCGAGCCCCGAAGCCACCCTGCCGCGAGAACAACGCGAGGCGCTTCGGGCGGCCGTCGAACGCGGCTATTACGAGACGCCTCGTCGCATCGAACTCGGCGACCTCGCGGCACAACTCGAGATCCCGCGATCGACGCTCTCCTACCGGCTCAGAAGAGCAGAAGCGAGCCTCGCATCGGAGTTCGTCGCGACGGACGATTCACACGAAGCGCTGCTCGGCCGGCCCTAA